The following proteins are encoded in a genomic region of Verrucomicrobiota bacterium:
- the rpsG gene encoding 30S ribosomal protein S7: MPRRKRVGLKRRIPPDPRHGSPEVQRLINKVMVDGKKNTAERIVYGALDIAARKTGEADHAVVLAKAIDNVKPLLEVKSRRIGGATYQVPVEVPGHRQHAMAIRWLIDFARGRKGTPMAAALANELADAYNNQGSAVKKREDTHKMAEANKAFAHYRW; encoded by the coding sequence ATGCCCAGACGCAAACGAGTCGGCTTGAAGCGGAGAATCCCGCCGGACCCGCGCCACGGCAGCCCCGAGGTTCAGCGGCTGATCAATAAGGTCATGGTGGACGGGAAGAAGAATACGGCCGAGCGCATCGTCTACGGCGCGCTCGACATCGCCGCGCGCAAAACGGGCGAGGCGGACCACGCGGTTGTGCTGGCCAAGGCGATCGACAACGTCAAGCCGCTGCTCGAGGTCAAATCGCGCCGCATCGGCGGCGCCACCTATCAGGTGCCCGTCGAGGTGCCTGGCCACCGCCAGCACGCGATGGCGATCCGCTGGCTTATTGACTTCGCCCGCGGCCGCAAAGGGACCCCGATGGCGGCGGCGCTCGCCAACGAGCTGGCCGACGCCTACAACAACCAAGGCTCGGCGGTCAAGAAGCGCGAGGACACGCACAAGATGGCCGAGGCGAACAAGGCCTTTGCCCATTACCGCTGGTAA
- a CDS encoding 30S ribosomal protein S12, protein MPTINQLVRKGRQPKSHKTKAPALQSCPQRRGVCLLVTTKTPRKPNSAQRKVARVRLSNGIEVNAYIPGEGHNLQEHSMVLVRGGRVKDLPGVRYHIVRGTLDSLGIEKRRRGRSKYGAKRPKQ, encoded by the coding sequence ATGCCGACGATCAACCAATTGGTGCGCAAGGGGCGACAGCCGAAGTCGCACAAGACCAAGGCACCGGCACTGCAGAGCTGCCCGCAGCGACGCGGCGTGTGCCTGCTCGTTACAACCAAGACGCCGAGAAAACCGAACTCGGCGCAGCGCAAGGTGGCGCGCGTGCGGCTTTCGAACGGGATTGAGGTTAACGCCTACATTCCCGGCGAGGGCCACAACCTCCAGGAGCACTCGATGGTGCTCGTCCGCGGCGGTCGCGTCAAAGACCTGCCGGGCGTGCGTTACCACATTGTCCGCGGCACGCTCGACTCGCTCGGCATCGAGAAGCGGCGCCGTGGGCGGTCGAAGTACGGCGCGAAACGGCCGAAGCAGTAG